A genomic window from Erythrobacter sp. BLCC-B19 includes:
- a CDS encoding serine hydrolase domain-containing protein, with product MTRTPPARTIAASGREGLPLSIGGAEGAAEPTLAARLAALFARWDRADAPGLAVGIRHRGAVIYRAAFGMASLESPRALTPASRIRIGSTSKHMTALLALLLAEEGAFSLDVPIRRYLPELEGVEGEATIRQLLQHRAGGRCYFDLSVIAHLDADNPPGRALALAARQQGRNFAAGSAMIYCNSGYHLAAVAIERAAGASFEDELARRLFAPLGMHDTASVPSDHLILPGVATLHVPDPAGGGWRRGIFPNSDVRGEGAVISTIDDMLVWTAHLLSRDRFGSPDTWAQLFERARYADGHEGRYALGLTHGEHRGRALFHHAGGVIGGLSQMLVFPEEALEIVILANGAPEADPVALALAAADVVLGEGEVGGEAPAPQPEFPAALEGLWQSETTGMIYSIAMTEAGPRLGVAGGPPVVPLLPEGTCWRSEAPTLSPLMIDPAGLAAHGTIAIRFGGKTALYRQRLPDARPSALPARVLAACDAEAEARFERRDEGDLLHISDAIGRNTMALDWLGERTALATSTRPGLPFTAAILIDAEGDGFHLNTARTRWLRFI from the coding sequence TTGACTCGCACCCCGCCCGCCCGCACCATCGCGGCATCGGGACGGGAGGGATTGCCTTTGTCGATTGGAGGCGCGGAGGGAGCGGCGGAACCTACGCTGGCAGCGCGTCTTGCCGCCCTGTTCGCGCGCTGGGACCGGGCCGATGCACCCGGCCTTGCAGTCGGCATCCGCCATCGCGGCGCGGTGATCTACCGGGCGGCCTTCGGCATGGCGAGCCTTGAAAGCCCGCGCGCGCTGACGCCGGCCTCGCGCATCCGCATCGGATCGACGTCCAAGCACATGACCGCGCTGCTGGCACTGCTGCTGGCAGAGGAGGGCGCATTTTCGCTCGATGTGCCGATCCGCCGCTACCTGCCCGAGCTGGAAGGGGTGGAGGGCGAGGCGACGATCCGCCAGCTGCTCCAGCACCGCGCCGGGGGGCGGTGCTATTTCGACCTCTCGGTGATCGCGCATCTGGATGCCGACAACCCGCCCGGTCGCGCGCTGGCGCTGGCTGCGCGCCAGCAGGGGCGCAATTTCGCCGCCGGCAGCGCGATGATCTACTGCAATTCGGGCTATCACCTTGCCGCCGTGGCGATCGAGCGGGCGGCAGGGGCGAGCTTTGAGGATGAACTCGCCCGCCGCCTCTTCGCCCCGCTGGGGATGCACGACACCGCCAGCGTGCCGAGCGATCATCTGATCCTGCCAGGCGTGGCAACGCTGCATGTGCCTGATCCGGCAGGCGGCGGCTGGCGGCGGGGGATCTTCCCCAACTCCGATGTGCGGGGTGAGGGCGCGGTCATCTCGACCATCGATGATATGCTGGTCTGGACGGCGCACCTCCTTTCGCGTGACCGTTTCGGCAGCCCGGACACCTGGGCGCAGCTGTTCGAGCGCGCGCGCTATGCCGATGGCCATGAGGGGCGCTATGCGCTCGGCCTCACCCACGGCGAGCATCGCGGGCGGGCGCTGTTCCATCATGCGGGCGGGGTGATCGGCGGACTCAGCCAGATGCTGGTGTTCCCCGAAGAGGCGCTTGAAATCGTGATCCTCGCCAATGGCGCGCCCGAGGCTGATCCGGTGGCGCTGGCATTGGCGGCGGCCGATGTGGTGCTGGGTGAGGGTGAGGTTGGGGGCGAAGCGCCTGCACCCCAGCCGGAGTTTCCCGCCGCGCTGGAAGGGCTATGGCAGTCCGAGACAACCGGCATGATCTACAGCATCGCCATGACCGAGGCCGGGCCGCGGCTGGGCGTTGCGGGCGGGCCGCCGGTGGTGCCGTTGCTGCCTGAGGGCACATGCTGGCGCAGCGAAGCGCCGACGCTCTCGCCCCTGATGATCGATCCGGCGGGCCTCGCCGCGCATGGCACCATCGCAATCCGGTTTGGCGGCAAGACCGCGCTTTACCGTCAGCGCCTGCCCGATGCGCGCCCCTCGGCGCTGCCCGCGCGGGTGCTGGCCGCGTGTGATGCCGAGGCCGAAGCGCGCTTCGAGCGGAGGGACGAGGGCGATCTGCTCCACATTTCCGACGCCATCGGCCGCAACACCATGGCGCTAGACTGGCTGGGGGAACGCACCGCGCTTGCCACCTCCACCCGCCCGGGCCTGCCCTTTACTGCCGCGATCCTGATCGATGCCGAAGGCGATGGCTTCCACCTCAACACCGCGAGGACACGATGGCTGAGATTCATCTGA
- a CDS encoding TetR/AcrR family transcriptional regulator, with protein sequence MSQQRVGDDAAHPPLSYAEYLSAQISLAKRKGERTRLRLKAAAARLLGQVGYRDLRVSDIHEEADVSNALFYVYFKNKEEISQEVLDGFLAFLEGFPDGERPPATRFGSIRHGNLRYAQMFAANAGLMRCVFQFADEFPAFAAKWHAWNARWRDRTIRAMQRKPDIALAGPGELDAAVIALGAMIDAFLRMAFIEREPSLAGTRYESDPAALAELLSKLWIRALFAADPDDL encoded by the coding sequence ATGTCACAGCAGCGGGTGGGCGATGACGCGGCACATCCGCCGCTCAGCTATGCCGAGTATCTGTCGGCGCAGATCTCTCTCGCCAAGCGCAAGGGTGAACGCACCCGCCTGCGCCTCAAGGCCGCCGCCGCGCGGCTGCTGGGTCAGGTTGGCTACCGCGATCTGCGCGTATCCGACATTCACGAGGAAGCCGACGTCTCCAACGCCCTGTTCTACGTCTATTTCAAGAACAAGGAGGAGATTTCGCAGGAAGTGCTCGATGGCTTCCTCGCCTTCCTCGAAGGCTTCCCCGATGGCGAGCGCCCGCCTGCAACCCGCTTCGGATCGATCCGTCATGGCAACTTGCGCTATGCCCAGATGTTCGCGGCCAATGCCGGGCTGATGCGCTGCGTGTTCCAGTTTGCCGACGAATTCCCTGCCTTCGCTGCCAAGTGGCACGCCTGGAACGCGCGCTGGCGCGATCGCACCATCCGCGCGATGCAGCGCAAGCCCGATATCGCGCTGGCCGGGCCGGGCGAGCTTGATGCTGCGGTCATTGCGCTCGGCGCGATGATCGATGCATTCCTGCGCATGGCCTTCATCGAGCGCGAGCCGAGCCTTGCCGGAACCCGCTATGAAAGCGACCCTGCGGCCCTTGCCGAGCTGCTCAGCAAGCTGTGGATCAGAGCCCTCTTTGCCGCCGATCCTGACGATTTATAG
- a CDS encoding MaoC/PaaZ C-terminal domain-containing protein: protein MVKPRSIADTIWHQGGQQAVSDWMTIDQDRITTFGLNTNDPDRLHIDPEYAAAHGPHGKTISFGFLTMSLLTHFFHDAVTTDRTGYALNYGFDRMRLTNTVVVGSRLRGIFTLIGNEPRGADRELRRYGVTVEIDGEDKPALVGEWLVMWVDDGVHHFASPEPCGRSE from the coding sequence ATGGTGAAACCGAGGAGCATTGCCGACACCATCTGGCATCAGGGCGGCCAGCAGGCGGTTTCGGACTGGATGACCATCGACCAGGACCGCATCACCACCTTCGGTCTCAACACCAATGATCCCGACCGCCTGCACATCGATCCCGAATATGCCGCCGCGCACGGGCCGCATGGCAAGACGATCTCCTTCGGCTTCCTTACCATGTCGCTGCTGACGCACTTCTTCCACGATGCCGTCACCACAGACCGCACCGGCTATGCGCTCAACTACGGCTTCGACCGGATGCGTCTGACCAATACGGTTGTTGTCGGATCACGCTTGCGCGGCATCTTCACGCTCATCGGGAACGAGCCGCGCGGGGCCGACCGGGAATTGCGGCGTTATGGTGTAACGGTCGAAATCGACGGCGAGGACAAGCCGGCGCTTGTCGGCGAATGGCTGGTCATGTGGGTTGATGACGGTGTGCATCATTTCGCCAGCCCGGAACCTTGCGGAAGGTCCGAATGA
- a CDS encoding S9 family peptidase — MTTAVQTTWHSLSPLPLERIFAAPSLDGALVGQLAWSPDSSRIAYQRAAAETPGRFDLWLCEARAGATPHMVLRGDDARIGGGLSADEAARRERQRQFTGGIGALAWTACGGFLLVSTGSGTIRLDIGNGHFAQIAPPDVTDVQPAPAGTNIACIAEGELWLADAFGALVHRISPPAEPGISYGVAEFVAQEEFARDTGFWWRPDGEAIAYTRVDETCVMDCDRMEIGADGIRFVTQPFPKAGTPNARVDLFVAALDGEDPVRIDLGDDPDFYLVRVAWSRDGQTLFVQRQSRHQRRIDLIAANPVTGSATVIFREVGKPWVNPNLDFHPLQDGGFLWVSERTGINQLYRHAWQGTVLAQLTNLPFPVASRDRESGLVGVDEAGGHAYVMSGHRGVTERHLYRVSLDGNGPSEKITAAEGWWSVAMAPDTRHYAAVHSSPSRPPHAAIYDRNGAVVCPLEPNRLDEHHAYAPFAGGLPSPEFGQIPAEDGQALDYVLLKPAGFDPRKTYPAILQVYGGPGRQLVRKAWRAAEERAFLDAGYVLFQLDNRGACGRGLAFEAPISRRLGQPELADQLEGLAFLRSLPFVDGDRIGAMGWSYGGFMTLRLMTDPRSRIRAGIAGGSIAWWGDYDTHYTERFMGHPAEEAEAYAAASVIPRLARLSGRLMLVHGMSDDNVMVEHAIKLIDELQRLGKTFDLVLYPGQRHVIVGTEARTHKLRSYREFFDRELGIHD; from the coding sequence ATGACAACGGCCGTACAGACCACTTGGCATTCTCTATCGCCGCTGCCGCTCGAGCGGATCTTTGCAGCCCCGAGCCTGGATGGCGCCCTTGTCGGCCAGCTGGCCTGGTCGCCGGACAGCAGCCGGATCGCCTATCAGCGCGCCGCTGCCGAGACGCCGGGACGCTTTGACTTGTGGCTTTGCGAGGCAAGGGCAGGCGCAACACCGCATATGGTGCTGCGGGGCGATGATGCCCGCATCGGCGGCGGGCTTTCGGCCGATGAAGCTGCGCGCAGGGAACGCCAGCGGCAGTTCACCGGCGGCATCGGCGCGCTCGCATGGACGGCTTGCGGTGGCTTTCTGCTCGTCTCCACGGGCAGCGGCACGATCCGGCTCGACATCGGAAACGGACACTTTGCGCAGATCGCCCCGCCCGACGTGACCGATGTTCAACCTGCTCCGGCAGGAACCAACATCGCCTGTATCGCGGAAGGAGAGCTCTGGCTGGCTGATGCCTTCGGTGCGCTCGTTCATCGAATCTCCCCGCCAGCCGAACCCGGCATAAGCTACGGGGTCGCCGAATTCGTGGCACAGGAGGAATTCGCGCGGGACACAGGGTTCTGGTGGCGCCCTGACGGCGAGGCGATTGCCTATACGCGGGTCGATGAAACATGCGTCATGGATTGTGATCGCATGGAGATTGGGGCCGACGGCATTCGCTTCGTCACTCAACCCTTTCCCAAGGCCGGAACGCCCAACGCCAGAGTCGACCTGTTCGTCGCCGCGCTTGATGGAGAGGATCCGGTCAGGATCGATCTGGGTGATGATCCTGATTTCTATCTCGTCCGCGTGGCATGGTCGCGCGACGGCCAAACGCTGTTCGTCCAGCGCCAGTCGCGTCACCAGCGACGCATCGACCTCATCGCCGCCAATCCGGTGACTGGCAGCGCGACGGTGATTTTCCGCGAGGTGGGCAAGCCGTGGGTCAATCCCAACCTCGACTTCCATCCGCTTCAGGATGGCGGCTTTCTGTGGGTGTCCGAGCGCACCGGCATCAACCAGCTCTATCGCCACGCATGGCAGGGAACGGTCCTTGCGCAATTGACCAACCTGCCCTTCCCCGTCGCTTCGCGCGATCGCGAGAGCGGACTGGTGGGCGTCGATGAGGCGGGTGGCCACGCCTATGTCATGAGCGGACACAGGGGCGTCACCGAAAGGCACCTCTACCGCGTGTCTCTTGATGGCAATGGCCCATCCGAGAAGATCACTGCAGCCGAGGGTTGGTGGTCGGTCGCCATGGCCCCCGACACGCGGCATTATGCGGCTGTGCATTCGAGCCCGTCGCGGCCTCCCCATGCCGCGATCTACGACCGGAATGGCGCGGTGGTCTGCCCGCTAGAACCCAATCGGCTGGACGAACACCACGCCTACGCGCCCTTTGCCGGCGGCCTGCCCAGTCCCGAATTCGGCCAGATCCCCGCCGAGGATGGACAGGCGCTCGACTACGTGCTGCTGAAGCCCGCCGGCTTTGATCCGCGCAAGACCTACCCGGCGATCCTGCAGGTCTATGGCGGTCCGGGACGGCAGCTGGTGCGCAAGGCCTGGCGCGCTGCCGAAGAGCGGGCCTTTCTCGATGCCGGCTATGTCCTGTTCCAGCTCGACAATCGCGGGGCCTGCGGGCGCGGCCTTGCCTTCGAGGCACCGATTTCGCGCAGGCTCGGCCAGCCTGAGCTCGCCGATCAGCTGGAAGGGCTCGCCTTCCTGCGTTCCCTTCCGTTTGTCGATGGCGATCGGATCGGGGCGATGGGCTGGTCCTATGGCGGGTTCATGACCCTGCGCCTGATGACCGATCCGCGCTCGCGCATCCGGGCGGGGATTGCCGGCGGCTCGATCGCCTGGTGGGGCGACTACGACACGCACTACACCGAACGCTTCATGGGTCACCCTGCGGAGGAGGCCGAGGCCTATGCTGCCGCATCCGTGATCCCGCGCCTTGCCCGACTGTCGGGCCGGTTGATGCTGGTGCACGGAATGTCCGACGATAACGTGATGGTCGAACATGCGATCAAGCTGATCGACGAACTGCAACGGCTGGGCAAAACCTTCGATCTGGTGCTCTATCCCGGCCAGCGCCACGTGATCGTCGGAACCGAGGCCCGCACGCACAAGCTGCGCAGCTACCGCGAATTCTTCGACCGCGAGCTCGGTATCCATGACTGA
- a CDS encoding class I adenylate-forming enzyme family protein: MTDASPPEALPTLDAHVRWWAAHHGAREAAVLDAARWSYATLDSEVASLARAMLAAGVTKGERVATLAPPGLDFLAAYLAATRIGAIWVGLNPRYRFDELAHVLRDAEPRLLLARDHPDLAAIGSLSPKTVLLDHPGDFGAFIAGGDDLSAGALEAAIARVTADDPAVLVYTSGSTGKPKGAILSHGGIVRFARGQNEVWPMSPLRVLNYFPINHVGCLNDILAPALVGGGTCVFMEQFDTRHSLQLMQDEGITFWASVPSVFQMQLALPDFASFDLSAVQLIVWEGAAMAPEVIERLGTICPLRATNYGMTETTSGITVLPPSSDAELLGASVGHPFPGVEVRLADGEGNLVPAGEAGEVQARSALNCLGYWRNAEATAAAFTADGWFRTGDLAEQRPDGAYRLVGRIKEMFKSGGYNVYPREVETVLEAHPDVTAAAVVGIADPVWDEVGVGFIEGAATPEELAAWCRERLANYKIPKHFHIEPALPLLPIGKIDKPALRARAAAMHAAAHQQENA; the protein is encoded by the coding sequence ATGACTGACGCCTCGCCCCCCGAGGCGCTTCCGACGCTTGATGCGCATGTGCGCTGGTGGGCTGCCCATCATGGCGCGCGGGAGGCTGCGGTGCTGGATGCGGCGCGATGGAGCTACGCCACGCTCGACAGCGAGGTGGCGAGCCTCGCCCGCGCCATGCTGGCTGCAGGGGTGACAAAGGGCGAGCGGGTGGCGACGCTGGCACCGCCGGGGCTCGATTTTCTCGCAGCCTATCTTGCCGCCACCCGGATCGGTGCGATCTGGGTCGGGCTCAACCCGCGCTACCGCTTCGATGAACTCGCCCACGTCCTGCGCGATGCGGAACCGCGCTTGCTGCTTGCCCGCGACCATCCCGATCTCGCAGCGATCGGCTCGCTATCCCCGAAAACCGTCTTGCTCGATCATCCCGGTGACTTCGGCGCGTTCATCGCCGGGGGAGATGATCTTTCCGCTGGCGCGCTCGAAGCCGCCATTGCCAGGGTCACCGCAGACGATCCAGCCGTGCTCGTCTACACCTCGGGCTCGACCGGCAAACCAAAGGGAGCGATCCTCTCGCACGGCGGGATCGTGCGTTTCGCCCGCGGCCAGAACGAAGTGTGGCCGATGTCGCCCTTGCGGGTGCTCAACTATTTCCCGATCAATCACGTCGGCTGCCTCAATGACATTCTCGCCCCGGCACTGGTCGGCGGGGGAACCTGCGTGTTCATGGAGCAGTTCGACACCCGCCATTCGCTGCAGCTCATGCAGGACGAAGGGATCACCTTCTGGGCCTCGGTGCCGAGCGTGTTCCAGATGCAGCTCGCCCTGCCTGACTTCGCGAGCTTCGATCTGTCCGCGGTGCAGCTGATCGTGTGGGAGGGCGCAGCGATGGCGCCCGAGGTGATCGAACGGCTTGGCACGATCTGCCCCCTGCGCGCGACCAATTACGGCATGACCGAGACCACCTCGGGGATCACCGTCCTGCCGCCGAGCAGCGATGCCGAATTGCTGGGGGCGAGCGTCGGCCATCCCTTCCCCGGGGTCGAAGTGCGGCTTGCCGATGGCGAGGGCAACCTCGTTCCGGCAGGCGAGGCGGGCGAGGTGCAGGCGCGCTCGGCGCTCAACTGCCTCGGCTATTGGCGCAACGCGGAGGCAACCGCCGCCGCCTTCACCGCTGATGGATGGTTCCGCACCGGCGATCTTGCCGAGCAGCGCCCCGATGGCGCCTACCGGCTCGTCGGGCGGATCAAGGAGATGTTCAAGTCGGGCGGTTACAACGTCTACCCGCGCGAGGTTGAAACCGTGCTGGAAGCCCACCCCGATGTGACCGCCGCAGCGGTCGTCGGCATTGCCGATCCCGTCTGGGACGAAGTCGGCGTCGGTTTCATCGAGGGCGCGGCCACCCCGGAAGAGCTCGCCGCATGGTGCCGCGAACGGCTCGCCAACTACAAGATCCCCAAGCACTTCCACATCGAACCCGCGCTGCCGCTGCTGCCGATCGGCAAGATCGACAAGCCCGCCCTGCGCGCCCGCGCCGCTGCGATGCACGCCGCCGCGCACCAGCAGGAGAATGCCTGA
- a CDS encoding alpha/beta hydrolase: protein MTDTPLGTVSDAAELRARARTVFANLGRLAGPNAIDEQRMIELGGLTQHIHLRGQDRDAPLLLFLHGGPNGHISDVAWAYQRGWEDFFVVVNWDQRGCGRSFGSPDDQARIAGTLNRAQYRADAIALIEHLLAEFGRERLVLVGQSWGTVLALEVAKARPDLLDVAVLQGLSANWLASADRVYHWYLAEAEKRGDAAEVARLKAVGPIPAADDPALTEWPMKFGLPIPDRNSWYNLRGDGDGWGPRMDMLRFLSPDLAPENYAADARRLAEDGETLFARHKEAMTSVAPWDARRDVGTRFEVPIVVMQGMHDWQTSYDLALEYFGTIDAPWKKWIAFPHAAHVLNLEQPGLSVVSLVNDVLPATRGEVPAGAERRAA, encoded by the coding sequence ATGACCGACACACCGCTTGGCACTGTCAGCGACGCTGCCGAACTGCGCGCCCGGGCGCGGACGGTCTTCGCCAATCTGGGCCGCCTTGCCGGGCCGAACGCGATCGACGAGCAGCGGATGATCGAACTCGGCGGCCTTACCCAGCACATCCACCTTCGCGGGCAGGACCGCGATGCGCCGCTGCTGCTGTTCCTTCACGGCGGGCCGAACGGGCACATCTCCGATGTCGCCTGGGCCTATCAACGCGGGTGGGAGGATTTCTTCGTCGTCGTCAACTGGGACCAGCGCGGCTGCGGCCGGTCTTTCGGCTCGCCCGATGATCAGGCGCGGATCGCAGGCACGCTCAACCGTGCACAGTATCGCGCCGATGCCATTGCTCTGATCGAACATCTGCTGGCCGAATTCGGGCGCGAGCGGCTGGTGCTGGTGGGGCAGAGCTGGGGCACGGTGCTGGCGCTTGAGGTTGCCAAGGCGCGGCCCGATCTGCTCGACGTGGCGGTGCTGCAGGGCCTCTCGGCCAACTGGCTGGCGAGCGCCGACCGCGTCTATCACTGGTATCTCGCCGAAGCCGAAAAGCGCGGCGATGCCGCTGAAGTCGCCCGGCTCAAGGCCGTCGGCCCGATCCCTGCAGCGGATGATCCCGCGCTGACCGAATGGCCGATGAAGTTCGGCCTGCCCATCCCCGATCGCAACAGCTGGTACAACCTGCGCGGAGACGGCGATGGCTGGGGCCCGCGCATGGATATGCTGCGCTTCCTCTCGCCCGATCTCGCGCCGGAGAACTATGCCGCCGATGCCCGCCGCCTGGCCGAGGACGGCGAGACGCTGTTCGCGCGCCACAAGGAGGCGATGACCTCGGTCGCGCCGTGGGATGCGCGCCGCGATGTCGGTACCCGGTTCGAGGTGCCGATCGTCGTGATGCAGGGGATGCACGACTGGCAGACCTCCTATGATCTCGCGCTCGAATACTTTGGCACCATCGATGCGCCATGGAAGAAGTGGATCGCCTTCCCGCACGCAGCGCACGTGCTCAATCTCGAACAGCCGGGCCTTTCGGTGGTGTCGCTGGTGAACGACGTGCTCCCGGCGACCCGCGGCGAAGTGCCGGCCGGAGCGGAGCGGCGTGCGGCGTGA
- a CDS encoding CocE/NonD family hydrolase, with protein sequence MTIHIEPNLRIPLPDGVELGAVLYRPAADAPPGPVAFTLSPYTADTYFARGVNFAEHGLTFIAVDTRGRGNSGGAFDPFRQELADGPTIVQWIAAQPFCNGKVAMAGGSYCGTTQWATASGHPPALATIVPTASAHAGIDFPARNGIGYQYLLQWLAFVNGQALQSTWFADLGFWRNLWRRRFEADVSFRSLADEVGGKWPQIGEWIDRIEAHDFADYMPSDAQIAGIAMPILTITGSYDDDQPGALAYYRRHMALAPADITAQHYLLIGPWDHGGTRTPQANVGGVSFGAASVIDMDALHREWFAWVMEGGERPALLKDRVTYYVMGADRWRHCARLEDATAAIADYRLSSAGNAHDLFTAGWLTPDTAPDGPPDSYRYDPCDTAIAAIEMEVDQEDPAEARMVFARNGTQLVYHTAPFDEPVEIAGQFVLEAWLAIDTPDTDFVVRIYEVDNEGRAILLTSDMLRARHGNGIATPCLVTDNAPRLYTFAQFFWIAREVAAGHRLRLTIGPNHSIHTQRNFNGGGTVSDETIADARTVTVTLHHDAQHPSRLRVPLGAKEPA encoded by the coding sequence GTGACCATCCACATCGAGCCCAACCTGCGCATCCCGCTGCCGGACGGCGTCGAGCTGGGCGCGGTCCTGTATCGCCCCGCTGCCGATGCGCCGCCGGGGCCGGTGGCCTTCACCCTCTCGCCCTACACCGCCGACACCTATTTCGCCCGAGGAGTGAACTTTGCCGAGCATGGCCTCACCTTCATCGCGGTGGACACGCGCGGACGCGGCAATTCGGGCGGGGCGTTCGATCCCTTCCGGCAGGAGCTGGCCGATGGCCCGACGATCGTCCAATGGATTGCTGCGCAGCCCTTCTGCAACGGCAAGGTCGCGATGGCGGGCGGATCCTATTGCGGCACCACCCAATGGGCGACTGCGAGCGGCCACCCGCCCGCGCTCGCCACCATCGTGCCCACGGCTTCCGCCCATGCAGGGATCGACTTTCCGGCCCGCAACGGGATCGGCTACCAATACCTGCTGCAATGGCTCGCCTTCGTGAACGGGCAGGCGCTGCAATCCACCTGGTTTGCCGACCTTGGCTTCTGGCGCAACCTGTGGCGGCGGCGGTTCGAGGCGGACGTCTCGTTCCGCAGCCTCGCGGATGAAGTGGGCGGGAAGTGGCCGCAGATCGGCGAATGGATCGACCGGATCGAAGCCCACGACTTTGCCGACTACATGCCGAGCGATGCGCAGATAGCCGGGATCGCCATGCCGATCCTTACCATCACCGGCAGCTATGACGATGACCAGCCCGGCGCGCTTGCCTATTACCGCCGCCACATGGCGCTCGCCCCGGCTGACATCACCGCGCAGCACTATCTGCTGATCGGCCCGTGGGATCATGGCGGCACCCGTACCCCGCAAGCCAATGTCGGCGGGGTGAGCTTCGGCGCGGCCAGCGTGATCGATATGGATGCGCTGCACCGCGAATGGTTCGCCTGGGTGATGGAGGGCGGAGAGCGCCCGGCGCTGCTCAAGGACCGCGTCACCTACTACGTGATGGGCGCGGATCGCTGGCGGCATTGCGCCCGGCTCGAGGATGCGACCGCCGCAATTGCCGATTACCGGCTCAGCTCGGCAGGCAATGCGCATGACCTTTTCACCGCGGGCTGGCTCACCCCCGACACCGCGCCGGACGGGCCGCCCGACAGCTATCGCTACGACCCTTGCGACACCGCCATCGCCGCCATCGAAATGGAGGTCGATCAGGAGGACCCGGCTGAGGCGCGCATGGTCTTTGCCCGCAATGGCACGCAGCTGGTCTATCACACCGCGCCCTTCGACGAGCCGGTCGAGATTGCCGGGCAGTTCGTGCTGGAAGCCTGGCTCGCCATAGATACGCCCGATACCGACTTCGTCGTCCGCATCTACGAGGTCGACAATGAGGGCCGCGCGATCCTGCTCACCAGCGACATGCTGCGCGCACGACATGGCAACGGCATCGCTACGCCATGCCTCGTCACCGACAACGCACCCCGGCTTTACACCTTCGCGCAGTTCTTCTGGATCGCGCGCGAAGTTGCTGCCGGGCACCGGCTGCGGCTCACCATCGGGCCGAACCATTCGATCCACACCCAGCGCAACTTCAATGGCGGCGGCACCGTCAGCGACGAGACCATCGCCGATGCCCGCACTGTCACCGTTACCCTCCACCATGATGCGCAGCACCCCTCGCGGCTGCGCGTGCCCCTCGGCGCAAAGGAGCCCGCATGA
- a CDS encoding dipeptidase, translated as MTDPAAITAARAMLDTMLVWDNHACLPMRPEDESFMPELERFRAAGADVVSVNIGFGPYPLLHHIRMAASFRRWIALHGDRYQLVGSLEEIAAARAAGKLGIFFDVEGMAPLDEGDHGMVGLLYDIGVRWMLVAYNRNNAAGGGCHDDDPGLTAYGRELLAEMKRVGMLVCCSHTGHRTVRDVFEAAENPVIFSHSNPLALARHARNIPDDLIRACAATGGVIGINGISFFLGKNASPAQGVAHAIDHVVQLVGIDHAGIGLDYVFDQVELAHELESKRHTFPDPEAYAGVLTMAGPEDLPAIAAELTALGYAREDIAKAFGGNWQRVAGQVWKAPSNLPAKAA; from the coding sequence ATGACCGATCCCGCCGCCATCACCGCCGCCCGCGCGATGCTCGATACGATGCTAGTGTGGGATAACCACGCCTGCCTGCCGATGCGCCCGGAGGACGAGAGCTTCATGCCCGAACTCGAACGCTTCCGCGCCGCCGGGGCGGATGTGGTCTCGGTCAATATCGGCTTCGGTCCATACCCGCTGCTCCACCACATACGCATGGCGGCGAGTTTCCGGCGCTGGATCGCGCTCCATGGCGATCGCTACCAGCTGGTCGGCAGTCTTGAGGAGATCGCTGCGGCACGCGCGGCGGGCAAGCTCGGCATCTTCTTCGATGTCGAAGGCATGGCCCCGCTCGACGAAGGCGATCACGGCATGGTCGGCCTGCTCTACGACATCGGCGTGCGCTGGATGCTGGTCGCCTATAATCGCAACAACGCGGCAGGCGGCGGGTGCCATGACGATGATCCCGGCCTCACCGCCTATGGCCGCGAACTGCTGGCCGAGATGAAGCGGGTCGGCATGCTGGTGTGCTGCTCGCACACCGGCCATCGCACGGTGCGCGATGTGTTCGAGGCGGCCGAGAACCCGGTGATCTTCTCGCACTCGAACCCGCTCGCGCTCGCCCGGCACGCGCGCAACATCCCCGATGATCTGATCCGCGCCTGCGCTGCGACCGGCGGGGTGATCGGGATCAACGGGATCAGCTTCTTCCTCGGCAAGAATGCCAGCCCAGCGCAGGGCGTCGCCCACGCCATCGATCATGTCGTCCAGCTGGTCGGGATCGATCATGCAGGGATCGGCCTCGACTACGTGTTCGATCAGGTTGAGCTCGCCCACGAGCTCGAAAGCAAGCGCCACACCTTCCCTGATCCTGAAGCCTATGCCGGGGTGCTGACCATGGCCGGCCCGGAAGACCTGCCCGCCATCGCCGCCGAACTGACAGCGCTTGGCTATGCCCGCGAGGACATCGCCAAGGCGTTCGGCGGCAACTGGCAGCGCGTCGCCGGGCAGGTGTGGAAAGCCCCCTCCAACCTTCCCGCAAAGGCCGCCTGA